From Pan troglodytes isolate AG18354 chromosome 11, NHGRI_mPanTro3-v2.0_pri, whole genome shotgun sequence, the proteins below share one genomic window:
- the LOC107976746 gene encoding E3 ubiquitin-protein ligase Topors-like — MLSSSMQCFPSQCCPTKAESGNKEDSAVPPSDEESYVGSSQNNHLILSLEDIKRKIKPLREWTIHELLREFGDSWKFQPNSMSLSYFRDQVVMNFRRALYYSGISVTHIRGYKPQKHFTANYFKRNPGCLHRLVPWLEGELTAVYGDYGYTVKNILITILHHMTECDLDSESFIHLLEPYLLQHTHHFLHEFISFVHSPYNMETYDQQAIYQCSAASPCVNKKPLVSAPVSPLPKDHSLLISQHNTKQSKNTQGQWNKEERPLSGLKQFPNGNSSLKKSEIPPVCDKTVSKIYGGIKDKAESGDHKSIISMNNILQKWATPRERCPGLLNCKKKVQEKKTEGIKLFPDHVHDLGKSDTTAHTFSTPAISNQVQPQKYSLRERKDLSLGQKINFQKKEEDNNKYSDSSPKTFQRLSRERSLKSCKSRERDPSWSCISENAFSPKRDGRKLSSFRKKRIKCRQPSQFVEIGSHSRRRIQRRSRSNTHRSKSWCVGSRKRSVSRESSNLSLRGSHRSEHFTQNICCEPSKDKHAHGNESDCGRPSSTTVQYVKLSSTAGKRPKCASKSEGTSQAGRRCNSPTCLQLQKHRSPSKQEIKQETTFPRARRTRAVRHRKTKCHYSDIHTTEDVSDELGNLDDIRQTSGLSVHPPAGGKSTKNSIGIFRIFTGSRKNTKETYYQKHWCKLF; from the coding sequence ATGCTTTCTTCTAGTATGCAGTGCTTTCCTTCTCAGTGTTGTCCCACCAAGGCAGAGAGTGGTAACAAAGAAGACTCAGCAGTTCCTCCCTCAGATGAGGAAAGCTATGTGGGGTCTTCTCAAAACAATCATCTAATTTTGAGCCTTGAGGATATCAAAAGGAAAATCAAGCCATTGAGAGAGTGGACTATCCATGAGTTACTGAGGGAGTTTGGGGATAGTTGGAAGTTCCAACCAAACTCCATGTCTCTGAGCTACTTTAGAGATCAGGTGGTTATGAATTTCAGAAGAGCTCTGTATTATTCTGGAATTTCGGTGACGCATATTCGAGGCTACAAACCTCAAAAGCACTTTacagctaattattttaaaagaaacccaGGTTGCCTACACCGGCTGGTTCCCTGGCTGGAAGGGGAACTAACAGCTGTTTATGGAGATTATGGCTACACAGTGAAGAACATCCTAATCACCATCCTCCATCACATGACAGAATGTGACTTGGACAGTGAGTCCTTCATTCACCTCCTGGAACCTTATCTCTTACAACACACCCACCATTTCCTACATGAGTTTATTAGTTTTGTTCATTCACCTTACAACATGGAGACCTATGACCAGCAAGCCATCTATCAATGCTCTGCTGCTTCACCATGTGTAAACAAGAAGCCCCTTGTATCAGCTCCTGTTTCACCTCTGCCTAAGGATCACAGTCTACTGATATCTCAACATAATACAAAGCAGTCTAAAAATACCCAGGGTCAATGGAATAAAGAGGAGAGGCCCCTGTCAGGCTTGAAACAGTTTCCAAATGGTAACTCTTCCTTGAAGAAATCTGAAATCCCACCAGTCTGTGATAAAACAGTAAGCAAAATCTATGGTGGAATCAAAGACAAAGCAGAATCGGGTGACCACAAAAGCATCATTTCTATGAATAATATACTCCAGAAGTGGGCTACTCCAAGGGAAAGGTGCCCAGGCCTACTgaattgcaaaaaaaaagttcaagagaaaaagacagaagggATAAAGTTGTTTCCTGATCATGTCCATGATCTGGGAAAGAGTGACACAACTGCACACACCTTCAGTACCCCAGCAATTTCTAATCAGGTGCAACCACAGAAATATAgtttaagagaaagaaaggatttGAGCCTTGGCCAGAAGATAAACtttcagaaaaaagaagaagacaataACAAATACTCAGATTCTTCACCAAAGACCTTTCAAAGATTGTCCAGAGAAAGATCCTTGAAAAGTTGCAAATCCAGAGAGAGAGACCCCTCTTGGAGTTGCATTTCAGAAAATGCCTTTTCTCCTAAGAGAGATGGCAGGAAACTGAGTTCTTTCAGAAAAAAGAGGATAAAGTGTAGACAACCCTCCCAATTTGTAGAAATTGGGTCACACTCCAGGAGAAGAATCCAAAGACGATCAAGGTCCAATACTCACAGATCCAAATCCTGGTGTGTTGGATCTAGAAAGAGATCTGTAAGCAGAGAATCGAGTAATCTCTCTCTGAGAGGAAGTCACAGAAGTGAACACTTCACCCAGAATATATGCTGTGAGCCCTCAAAAGACAAGCATGCCCATGGCAATGAATCAGACTGTGGGAGGCCATCTTCAACCACAGTCCAATACGTGAAGCTTTCTTCAACTGCTGGGAAGAGACCCAAGTGTGCTTCTAAAAGTGAAGGTACTTCCCAAGCAGGAAGACGCTGTAACAGTCCCACATGCCTACAGCTCCAGAAACACAGATCCCCAAGTAAACAGGAGATAAAGCAAGAAACTACATTTCCTAGAGCTAGAAGAACCAGAGCAGTTAGGCACAGAAAAACCAAATGCCATTATTCAGATATACACACCACAGAGGATGTCAGTGATGAATTGGGCAATCTGGATGATATAAGACAAACGAGTGGTCTGAGTGTGCACCCTCCTGCAGGAGGCAAATCCACGAAAAACAGCATTGGAATCTTCAGAATATTTACTGGGTcaagaaagaatacaaaagagACATACTATCAGAAACATTGGtgcaaattgttttaa